From Acidovorax sp. FHTAMBA, one genomic window encodes:
- a CDS encoding alkaline phosphatase D family protein → MNRPPRSDRPLTHLLRHDGAEEPSSAPVDVGRRVFVRQLALGATALGTLPLAACGGSDDDAPAVSFVHGVASGDPLSDRVILWTRITPPAGHTADIPVQWEVATDAVFTTVVAKGQATATAAKDFTVKVDATGLKPATAYHYRFKAYAAQSATARTRTLPTGSVALVKLAVFSCANYPAGYFNVYADAARRNDLDATVHLGDYLYEYARGGYASASAAQLGRLSQPATEILSLADYRLRHAQYKTDPDLQALHAAAPMIAVWDDHEITNDTWANGAENHQAATEGSFAARKAAALQAYHEWMPTRNAQPDLIYRSFNFGNLVALQMLDTRLIGRDEQADYTRFFTATGFDAAGFTAAVGAPARQILGSTQTQWLQQQMAASTATWQVLGQQVLMGRMNIPAPILIETIQPGAGVTVSQYAAIVAKAQTAPATLTAAEKAILAQPSIPYNLDAWDGYQAARETVLGTARSLGKNLVVLSGDTHNAWANELADMGGNAVGVEFATSSVSSPGFEEYLPKENPATLAGALQQLITPLKYCDTSRRGYMVVTATATECRADWVYVSTITSRNYTASTDKSLKVLAGVSGRGRIVAA, encoded by the coding sequence ATGAATCGCCCTCCCCGTTCCGACCGCCCATTGACCCACCTGCTGCGCCACGATGGCGCAGAAGAACCCTCCTCGGCCCCCGTCGATGTCGGCCGCCGAGTGTTTGTGCGCCAGCTCGCTCTCGGCGCCACGGCATTGGGCACATTGCCGCTGGCTGCCTGCGGTGGCAGTGATGATGACGCTCCCGCTGTCAGCTTTGTGCATGGTGTGGCCAGCGGCGACCCGCTCAGTGACCGCGTGATCCTGTGGACGCGCATCACGCCGCCCGCGGGCCACACGGCGGACATCCCGGTGCAATGGGAAGTTGCGACGGATGCGGTCTTCACCACCGTGGTGGCCAAAGGCCAGGCCACCGCCACTGCCGCCAAAGACTTCACTGTCAAGGTCGATGCCACTGGCCTCAAGCCGGCCACGGCCTACCACTACCGCTTCAAGGCCTATGCGGCCCAGTCGGCCACTGCACGCACCCGCACGCTGCCCACCGGCAGCGTGGCACTGGTCAAGCTGGCGGTGTTCTCGTGCGCCAACTACCCGGCGGGTTACTTCAACGTGTACGCCGACGCCGCGCGCCGCAACGACCTCGATGCCACCGTGCACCTGGGCGACTACCTTTACGAATACGCGCGCGGAGGCTACGCCTCGGCCAGCGCCGCGCAGCTGGGCCGCCTGTCGCAACCCGCCACCGAAATCCTGTCGCTGGCCGACTACCGCCTGCGCCACGCGCAGTACAAGACCGACCCCGACCTGCAGGCCCTGCATGCCGCCGCCCCCATGATCGCCGTATGGGACGACCACGAGATCACCAACGACACCTGGGCCAACGGCGCCGAAAACCACCAGGCCGCCACCGAAGGCAGCTTTGCGGCGCGCAAGGCGGCAGCCCTGCAGGCCTACCACGAGTGGATGCCCACGCGCAATGCGCAGCCCGATCTGATCTACCGCAGCTTCAACTTTGGCAACCTGGTGGCGCTGCAGATGCTCGACACGCGCCTGATCGGGCGCGACGAACAGGCCGACTACACCCGTTTCTTCACCGCCACCGGCTTTGACGCAGCAGGCTTTACCGCCGCCGTGGGCGCCCCCGCCCGCCAGATCCTGGGCAGCACGCAGACCCAGTGGCTCCAGCAGCAAATGGCCGCATCCACCGCTACCTGGCAAGTGCTGGGCCAGCAGGTGCTGATGGGGCGCATGAACATTCCGGCGCCCATCCTCATCGAGACCATCCAGCCCGGCGCAGGCGTGACGGTGTCGCAATACGCAGCCATCGTCGCCAAGGCCCAGACGGCCCCCGCCACGCTGACCGCCGCCGAAAAAGCCATCCTCGCCCAGCCCTCGATTCCGTACAACCTCGACGCCTGGGACGGCTACCAGGCTGCCCGCGAAACCGTGCTGGGCACGGCCCGCAGCCTGGGCAAGAACCTGGTGGTGCTGTCGGGCGACACGCACAACGCCTGGGCGAATGAACTGGCGGACATGGGTGGCAATGCGGTGGGCGTGGAGTTCGCCACCTCGTCAGTATCGTCGCCGGGCTTCGAGGAATACCTGCCCAAGGAGAACCCGGCCACGCTGGCGGGCGCGCTCCAGCAGCTGATCACGCCGCTCAAATACTGCGACACTTCGCGCCGGGGCTACATGGTGGTGACCGCCACCGCCACCGAATGCCGCGCCGACTGGGTGTATGTCAGCACCATCACCAGCCGCAACTACACCGCCAGCACCGACAAATCGCTCAAGGTGCTGGCCGGTGTCAGCGGGCGCGGTCGCATCGTGGCGGCCTGA
- the purH gene encoding bifunctional phosphoribosylaminoimidazolecarboxamide formyltransferase/IMP cyclohydrolase encodes MAMNALLSVSDKTGIVEFAQALHALGVKLLSTGGTAKLLADKGLPVTEVAEVTQFPEMLDGRVKTLHPKVHGGLLARRELPEHMAALKEHGIDTIDLLVVNLYPFEATVAKAGCTLADAIENIDIGGPAMVRSAAKNWKDVGVITSADQYEAVLAELKAGGKLSDKLRFALSVAAFNRIAQYDGAISDYLSSVTFEEEKLSETYVPTRTQFPGQSNGIFTKVQDLRYGENSHQQAALYRDLYPAPGSLVTGVQLQGKELSYNNIADADAAWECVKSFDAAACVIVKHANPCGVAVGLDALSAYSKAFQTDPTSAFGGIIAFNRVVDGQAAAQVSKQFVEVLMAPDFTAEALEIFKAKANVRLLKIALPAHGGKTDWERGRNAMDAKRIGSGLLLQTADNHELSLIDLKVVTQKQPTLEEMEDLLFAWKVAKYVKSNAIVFCKGGMTMGVGAGQMSRLDSARIASIKAGHAGLTLQGTVVASDAFFPFRDGLDVVVDAGATCVIQPGGSMRDNEVIDAANERGVAMVFSGVRHFRH; translated from the coding sequence ATTGCCATGAACGCACTCCTCTCCGTCTCCGATAAGACCGGCATCGTCGAATTCGCCCAAGCGCTGCATGCGCTGGGCGTCAAGCTCCTGTCCACCGGCGGCACCGCCAAGCTGCTGGCCGACAAGGGCCTGCCCGTGACCGAAGTGGCCGAGGTCACCCAGTTCCCCGAGATGCTCGACGGCCGCGTGAAGACACTGCACCCCAAGGTGCACGGCGGCCTGCTGGCGCGCCGTGAGCTGCCCGAACACATGGCGGCGTTGAAGGAACACGGCATCGACACCATCGACCTGCTGGTGGTCAACCTCTACCCCTTTGAAGCCACCGTGGCCAAGGCCGGTTGCACGCTGGCCGACGCCATCGAGAACATCGACATCGGCGGCCCCGCCATGGTGCGCAGCGCCGCGAAGAACTGGAAGGACGTGGGCGTGATCACCTCGGCCGACCAGTACGAGGCCGTGCTGGCTGAATTGAAAGCGGGCGGCAAGCTGTCCGACAAGCTGCGCTTTGCGCTGTCGGTGGCCGCATTCAACCGCATCGCGCAGTACGACGGCGCCATTAGCGACTACCTCTCCTCCGTCACGTTCGAAGAAGAAAAGCTGTCGGAAACCTACGTGCCCACGCGCACCCAGTTCCCCGGCCAGAGCAATGGCATCTTCACCAAGGTGCAAGACCTGCGCTACGGCGAGAACAGCCACCAGCAGGCCGCGCTGTACCGCGACCTCTACCCCGCGCCCGGCTCGCTGGTCACCGGTGTGCAGCTGCAGGGCAAGGAACTGAGCTACAACAACATCGCCGACGCTGATGCGGCGTGGGAATGCGTGAAGAGCTTTGACGCCGCTGCCTGCGTGATCGTCAAGCACGCCAACCCCTGTGGCGTGGCCGTGGGCCTGGACGCCTTGAGCGCCTACAGCAAGGCCTTCCAGACCGACCCCACCAGCGCCTTCGGCGGCATCATCGCGTTCAACCGCGTGGTGGACGGCCAGGCTGCGGCCCAGGTGAGCAAACAGTTTGTCGAGGTGCTGATGGCCCCCGACTTCACGGCCGAGGCGCTGGAGATCTTCAAGGCCAAGGCCAATGTGCGCCTGCTCAAAATTGCCTTGCCCGCGCATGGCGGCAAGACGGACTGGGAACGCGGCCGCAACGCCATGGACGCCAAGCGCATCGGCTCGGGCCTGCTGCTTCAGACCGCTGACAACCACGAGCTGTCTCTCATCGACCTGAAAGTCGTGACCCAGAAGCAGCCCACGCTGGAAGAAATGGAAGACCTGCTGTTCGCCTGGAAGGTCGCAAAGTACGTGAAGAGCAATGCCATCGTCTTCTGCAAGGGCGGCATGACCATGGGCGTGGGCGCGGGGCAGATGAGCCGCCTGGATTCGGCCCGCATCGCCAGCATCAAGGCAGGCCACGCAGGCCTGACCTTGCAAGGCACGGTCGTGGCGAGCGACGCGTTCTTCCCCTTCCGCGACGGCCTGGACGTGGTGGTCGATGCGGGCGCTACCTGCGTGATCCAACCCGGTGGCTCGATGCGCGACAACGAAGTGATCGACGCCGCCAACGAGCGTGGCGTGGCCATGGTCTTCAGCGGTGTGCGGCATTTCCGCCACTGA
- a CDS encoding Fis family transcriptional regulator, with protein MSKKHIEECVRESLQGYFRDLGGETPDGMYDMLVRVVERPLLEVVMQQAENNQSRAAEWLGLNRNTLRKKLVEHKLL; from the coding sequence ATGAGCAAGAAACACATAGAAGAATGCGTGCGCGAGAGCCTGCAGGGCTACTTTCGCGACCTGGGCGGCGAGACGCCCGATGGCATGTACGACATGCTGGTGCGGGTGGTCGAAAGGCCGCTGCTGGAAGTCGTGATGCAGCAGGCCGAAAACAACCAGTCGCGTGCCGCCGAATGGCTGGGACTGAACCGCAACACCCTGCGCAAGAAGCTGGTCGAGCACAAGCTGCTCTAG
- the dusB gene encoding tRNA dihydrouridine synthase DusB gives MHIGHIPLANRLFVAPMAGVTDRPFRQLCKALGAGYAVSEMVTSRKDLWNSLKTSRRANHEGEPGPIAVQIAGTDAPMMAEAAVYNVERGAQIIDINMGCPAKKVCNKWAGSALMQNEALAVEIAAAVVEACARFNVPVTLKMRTGWCQEHKNAVQLARHFEAVGIQMLTVHGRTREQGYKGHAEYDTIAAVKAAVKVPVVANGDITSPEKARDVLAATGADAIMIGRAAQGRPWIFREIGHFLATGEHLAPPLVAEVRRLLLDHLQDHYSLYGELTGVRSARKHIAWYLRALPGGEALRAHINTIDDCTTQWQAVADYLDALGQQMDRLPAAADVDADTEEQEGLAA, from the coding sequence ATGCACATCGGCCACATTCCTTTGGCGAACCGCCTGTTCGTTGCCCCGATGGCGGGCGTCACCGACCGGCCGTTTCGCCAGCTGTGCAAGGCGCTGGGCGCGGGCTACGCGGTGAGCGAGATGGTGACCTCGCGCAAGGATTTGTGGAACAGCCTCAAGACCTCGCGCCGGGCCAACCATGAAGGGGAGCCGGGGCCCATCGCCGTGCAGATCGCCGGCACCGATGCGCCGATGATGGCCGAGGCTGCGGTCTACAACGTGGAACGCGGCGCGCAGATCATCGACATCAACATGGGCTGCCCGGCCAAGAAGGTGTGCAACAAATGGGCGGGCTCCGCCCTGATGCAGAACGAGGCGCTGGCGGTGGAGATTGCTGCAGCGGTGGTCGAGGCCTGCGCGCGTTTCAATGTGCCCGTCACACTGAAGATGCGCACCGGCTGGTGCCAGGAGCACAAGAACGCGGTGCAGCTCGCGCGGCACTTCGAGGCCGTGGGCATCCAGATGCTGACCGTGCACGGCCGTACGCGCGAGCAGGGCTACAAGGGCCATGCGGAGTACGACACCATCGCAGCCGTCAAGGCGGCGGTGAAAGTGCCCGTGGTGGCCAACGGCGACATCACCTCGCCCGAGAAGGCGCGCGATGTACTGGCCGCCACCGGCGCCGACGCGATCATGATCGGCCGCGCTGCCCAGGGCCGGCCGTGGATCTTCCGCGAGATCGGCCACTTTCTGGCCACGGGCGAACACCTGGCACCACCGCTGGTGGCCGAGGTGCGGCGCCTGCTGCTGGACCACCTGCAAGACCACTACAGCCTGTATGGCGAGCTGACCGGCGTGCGCAGTGCGCGCAAGCACATTGCCTGGTACCTGCGCGCGCTGCCGGGCGGCGAGGCCTTGCGGGCACACATCAATACGATCGACGACTGCACCACGCAGTGGCAGGCCGTGGCCGATTACCTGGACGCCCTCGGGCAACAGATGGACCGGCTGCCCGCCGCCGCCGACGTGGATGCCGACACAGAAGAACAAGAGGGATTGGCTGCATGA
- a CDS encoding D-Ala-D-Ala dipeptidase produces MPSQTQLRSNLQTLHTHRTRVARAARCSAAVVALLAASLSGVQAAASTDTVPGLGQPVRGLDSAPCQSTPTTDAALRRIGHELQQQGMALTAMCNAVSGAWVVQVRVVDGMKASKVVRGPLADGHDVDMGTPAGVSLAGAQPGAKGFSPDVQYNRQWLSTLMARHDFRNLQDAWWHFAQRGATPPVVAATDIASR; encoded by the coding sequence ATGCCATCACAGACCCAGCTCCGTTCGAATCTGCAGACACTCCACACCCACCGTACACGGGTTGCCCGCGCTGCACGCTGCAGCGCCGCTGTGGTTGCATTGTTGGCGGCAAGTCTGAGCGGCGTGCAGGCGGCTGCGTCGACCGACACGGTTCCCGGGTTGGGCCAGCCAGTGCGCGGCCTGGACTCGGCGCCCTGCCAGAGCACCCCGACCACGGACGCCGCATTGCGCCGTATCGGCCACGAGTTGCAGCAGCAAGGCATGGCCCTGACTGCCATGTGCAACGCGGTCAGCGGAGCCTGGGTGGTACAGGTACGCGTCGTGGACGGCATGAAAGCCAGCAAAGTGGTGCGTGGCCCTCTGGCCGATGGTCATGATGTGGACATGGGCACGCCGGCAGGCGTTTCGCTGGCCGGTGCCCAACCGGGCGCCAAGGGTTTCTCTCCCGACGTGCAGTACAACCGCCAGTGGCTTTCCACACTGATGGCGCGCCACGATTTCCGCAACCTGCAAGATGCCTGGTGGCATTTCGCACAGCGCGGCGCGACGCCACCTGTAGTGGCGGCGACCGACATTGCGTCCCGCTGA
- a CDS encoding YqaA family protein, whose product MHQLLEWLALPQFGLGTVFIVSFVSATLLPVGSEAAVFGLIKLNPDLFWPAIGVATLGNTLGGGVSWWMGLGAHRAWDAARRHRRLNHPTGTDAKPARELSRTERRARVWLRKWGAKTCLLSWLPVVGDPLCAVAGWLHLPFWPCLAYMAVGKFFRYLVMTTVLLHFMPGQLAM is encoded by the coding sequence ATGCACCAGCTGCTGGAATGGCTCGCCCTGCCCCAATTCGGCCTGGGCACGGTCTTTATCGTGTCGTTTGTCTCGGCCACGCTGTTGCCAGTGGGCTCGGAGGCTGCGGTGTTTGGCCTGATCAAGCTCAACCCCGACCTTTTCTGGCCCGCCATTGGTGTTGCCACTCTGGGCAACACCCTGGGCGGCGGCGTGAGCTGGTGGATGGGCCTGGGTGCGCACCGCGCCTGGGATGCGGCACGGCGACACCGCCGTTTGAACCACCCCACCGGCACTGATGCAAAACCGGCGCGCGAGCTCAGCCGCACCGAGCGCCGCGCGCGCGTCTGGCTGCGCAAATGGGGGGCCAAGACCTGCCTGCTGAGCTGGCTGCCCGTGGTGGGCGACCCGCTGTGCGCCGTGGCAGGCTGGCTGCATCTGCCGTTTTGGCCCTGCCTGGCCTACATGGCGGTGGGCAAGTTCTTTCGCTACCTCGTCATGACCACCGTGCTGCTGCACTTCATGCCGGGGCAACTGGCGATGTAG
- a CDS encoding AAA family ATPase, producing MAPESLVEAYAAAEQRLRQLQRSPEAFDHPVGAVEWIETHISWLLLAGDFVYKFKKPLKLDFLDFSTPALRRAACEEELRINRRTAPALYLGLVALSGQAGCLQLQPAEMAPADAEPAVRMRRFAQEALLSHLLEQQRLLPGHIDALAQQVAQFHAGAAVATAGQGWGTAQAVVAPVQDCLAALQPLVAQWAPDRGPGLQQLAQWCGAQGTALGPVFAQRLQSGRVRECHGDLHLANLVLIDGQPQLFDAIEFNPALRWIDCVADIAFLAMDLEARGRADLAWRFLNAWLEHTGDYAGLQVLPYYRVYRALVRARVAGMRLTQVESGVKGAVGGDAHAASLRELQRYLALALRFTAPRAVELWLAHGFSGAGKSTQSQALIAERGVVRVRADVERKRLFGLAPQASSAAVPGGIYTAEASERTHEALAQAARRALEAGFTVLVDATFLNPAMRQRFMALAAQAQVPCRILSFEAPLAVLRERVRSRQLAGGDASEASVQVLESQWAAAQPLLPAEEALTVHVDTTRPVNWNVLLPCADGSMSATSPVAPA from the coding sequence ATGGCCCCTGAATCCCTGGTTGAAGCCTATGCCGCCGCCGAGCAGCGCCTGCGCCAGTTGCAGCGCAGCCCCGAGGCCTTTGACCATCCGGTCGGCGCTGTCGAGTGGATCGAAACCCATATCTCCTGGCTGCTGCTGGCGGGTGACTTTGTCTACAAGTTCAAGAAGCCGCTGAAGCTGGATTTCCTGGACTTCAGCACCCCCGCGTTGCGGCGCGCCGCCTGCGAGGAAGAGCTGCGCATCAACCGCCGCACCGCGCCGGCGCTGTACCTGGGGCTGGTGGCGCTGAGCGGCCAGGCGGGCTGTCTACAGTTGCAGCCCGCCGAAATGGCCCCGGCCGACGCGGAGCCCGCCGTGCGCATGCGCCGCTTTGCGCAGGAGGCGCTGCTGAGCCACCTGCTGGAGCAGCAGCGCCTGCTGCCCGGCCACATCGACGCCCTGGCGCAGCAGGTCGCGCAGTTCCATGCCGGCGCGGCGGTGGCCACTGCCGGTCAGGGCTGGGGCACGGCGCAGGCCGTGGTGGCGCCGGTGCAGGATTGCCTGGCGGCGCTGCAGCCGCTGGTGGCGCAATGGGCGCCCGACAGGGGCCCCGGGCTGCAGCAGCTGGCGCAGTGGTGTGGCGCGCAAGGCACCGCGCTGGGGCCGGTGTTTGCGCAGCGCCTGCAGTCCGGGCGCGTGCGCGAATGCCACGGCGACCTGCATTTGGCCAATCTGGTGCTGATCGATGGACAGCCGCAGCTCTTCGACGCGATCGAGTTCAACCCGGCGCTGCGCTGGATCGATTGCGTGGCTGACATCGCCTTTCTGGCCATGGACCTGGAAGCCCGCGGACGCGCCGACCTGGCCTGGCGCTTTCTGAACGCCTGGCTGGAGCACACCGGCGACTACGCGGGCCTGCAGGTGTTGCCGTACTACCGCGTGTACCGGGCCCTGGTGCGCGCCCGCGTGGCGGGCATGCGGCTCACGCAGGTGGAGAGCGGGGTGAAGGGCGCGGTGGGTGGCGACGCGCACGCGGCCAGCCTGCGGGAGCTGCAGCGCTATCTGGCGCTGGCGCTGCGCTTCACCGCGCCCCGGGCGGTCGAACTGTGGCTGGCGCACGGGTTCTCCGGCGCGGGCAAGAGCACGCAGTCGCAAGCGCTGATCGCCGAGCGCGGTGTGGTGCGCGTGCGCGCCGATGTGGAACGCAAGCGGCTGTTTGGCCTGGCGCCGCAGGCATCGAGCGCGGCCGTGCCGGGCGGCATCTACACGGCCGAGGCCTCAGAGCGCACCCACGAAGCCCTGGCGCAGGCAGCCCGTCGTGCCCTGGAGGCGGGCTTCACCGTGCTGGTGGACGCCACGTTCCTGAACCCCGCCATGCGCCAGCGCTTCATGGCACTGGCGGCGCAGGCGCAGGTGCCATGCCGCATCCTGTCGTTCGAGGCGCCCCTGGCGGTGCTGCGCGAGCGGGTGCGCAGCCGCCAGCTGGCGGGTGGCGATGCATCGGAAGCCTCGGTGCAGGTGCTGGAGTCGCAATGGGCTGCGGCCCAGCCGCTCTTGCCCGCCGAAGAGGCGCTGACGGTGCATGTGGACACCACCCGGCCGGTGAACTGGAATGTGCTGCTGCCGTGCGCCGATGGCAGCATGTCGGCTACATCGCCAGTTGCCCCGGCATGA
- a CDS encoding HlyD family efflux transporter periplasmic adaptor subunit encodes MQKKTLMLAGGALVVLGALLVWAFAPRPLPVEAAGVVQGRFEAGIDEDAKTRLRDRYSISAPLAGRLARIALREGDAVQAGDVVARITPAMPALLDERSLREQQARVTAAQANVQRASVRIERSRVAQAQARNDLQRSEQLARQGFVSPTRLDAERLALQAAEKDTDAAVQDQQVARADLAQARAALDVVQRPGSAPAGKAFEVLAPVTGRVLRVAQVSESVVALGTVLVEVGDTAQLEVVAPLLSTDALQVRPGSPVRIERWGGPGVLQGRVRSVEPVAFTKVSALGVEEQRVNVLIDLTSPPAQWAALGDGYRVVARVLTREAPDATLVSVSALFPLPVSDGAASAPMAEAAAPRMAVFVVEGGRARRTPVVLEARGSTHAWVKEGLQAGAQVVVYPPAALTDGARVKVRTP; translated from the coding sequence ATGCAAAAGAAAACGTTGATGCTGGCTGGGGGTGCGCTGGTGGTGCTGGGTGCACTGCTGGTGTGGGCGTTTGCGCCCCGGCCGCTGCCGGTGGAGGCGGCTGGCGTGGTGCAGGGGCGCTTCGAGGCGGGCATCGATGAAGACGCGAAGACCCGCCTGCGCGACCGCTACAGCATCTCGGCCCCCCTGGCCGGGCGGCTGGCGCGCATTGCGCTGCGCGAGGGCGATGCGGTGCAGGCGGGCGACGTGGTGGCGCGCATCACCCCCGCCATGCCGGCCCTGCTGGATGAGCGCAGCCTGCGCGAGCAGCAGGCCCGCGTCACGGCCGCCCAGGCCAATGTGCAGCGCGCCTCCGTGCGCATCGAGCGCAGCCGGGTGGCGCAGGCCCAGGCGCGCAACGACCTGCAGCGCAGCGAACAGCTGGCCCGGCAGGGCTTTGTGTCCCCCACGCGGCTTGATGCCGAGCGCCTGGCCTTGCAGGCGGCCGAAAAAGACACCGACGCCGCGGTGCAGGACCAGCAGGTGGCCCGCGCCGATCTGGCCCAGGCCCGCGCTGCGCTCGACGTGGTGCAGCGCCCCGGCAGCGCACCCGCTGGCAAGGCCTTCGAGGTGCTGGCCCCCGTCACCGGCCGTGTGCTGCGCGTGGCGCAGGTCAGCGAAAGTGTGGTGGCGCTGGGCACCGTGCTGGTGGAGGTGGGCGACACCGCGCAGCTTGAAGTGGTGGCGCCGCTGCTGTCCACCGATGCGCTGCAGGTGCGCCCGGGCAGCCCCGTGCGCATCGAGCGCTGGGGTGGGCCGGGCGTGCTGCAGGGGCGCGTGCGCAGCGTGGAGCCGGTCGCGTTCACCAAGGTGTCGGCGTTGGGCGTGGAAGAGCAGCGGGTCAACGTGCTGATTGACCTGACCAGCCCGCCCGCGCAGTGGGCCGCACTGGGCGACGGCTACCGCGTGGTGGCGCGTGTGCTCACCCGCGAGGCGCCGGACGCCACGCTGGTGTCGGTGAGCGCGCTGTTCCCGCTGCCTGTCAGCGACGGCGCCGCATCGGCCCCCATGGCGGAAGCTGCCGCGCCGCGCATGGCCGTGTTTGTGGTCGAGGGTGGCCGGGCACGGCGCACGCCGGTGGTGCTGGAGGCGCGTGGTAGCACCCACGCCTGGGTGAAAGAGGGGCTGCAAGCGGGCGCGCAGGTGGTGGTGTACCCGCCCGCTGCGCTGACCGACGGTGCCCGGGTCAAGGTGCGCACCCCCTGA